A window of the Salarias fasciatus chromosome 7, fSalaFa1.1, whole genome shotgun sequence genome harbors these coding sequences:
- the nedd1 gene encoding protein NEDD1 isoform X2 encodes MEEVTRLVSTGDSVKVWDSVSMTQLEQFNPHSSSHPVARACWSSNNQYLVTASSGGDKLVLSSLKSSPVPVVELAEGKHQTCVCLSSTSQFVVSGGLDHCVNIWDLKTKRLLRSLKDHTDDVTCVTFNANDSCLASSSMRGDVVLHSMTTHLSSKPLALADTTSVQDVRFSAVKRSMLGSCSTSGTVVLWDSNTQKALHAFESSHKAPSCSLAFSPTSDLLVVSVGLDKRVLFYDTASRIVLRSIRVDSPLTALDFTPDGTGLVVGGTQGSIYQYDLRNSSTPTKVTLAHKTSVTCLRFQNGARHKSGKPAPTKISSIKRSSSKPPSSQSEPPRSPGPAPNRPATSTGGAGTEAPSRQAEGQPGAELPVAMEKFGQVGRSSLDMFSPVRKDLASDSGDATVNVYRQLSLTPDSAPSLLIGPDPRAPSGDTPVGRAHVTGVASGPRDTEGQQLTGRGSLDIFSPLRDDVFSRTPLGTPLTAGRSFTPTPAFPSPLTIKEEEAVGAKDATDSGKSDRASSSGQEDGETPPPTAQQTNHSQPAPPIFTPEAGPRRANGVPAQEAPPTASAGPSVTAAVSSTLSNVAGAAEQGAAAPMTPLQIHFIQNMIHETLEEFRDECHKDVINLQVEMIRQFYIQLREIHGLLEKYSVNESLVEEIERLREENRQLRANY; translated from the exons ATGGAGGAGGTGACTCGCCTGGTGTCGACCGGAGACTCGGTGAAGGTCTGGGACTCGGTTTCCATGACCCAGCTGGAGCAGTTCAAccctcacagcagcagccatcCGGTGGCGCgggcctgctggagctccaaCA ATCAGTACCTGGTGACGGCGAGCAGCGGCGGAGACAAGCTGGTGCTGTCCAGCTTGAAGTCGTCTCCGGTCCCTGTGGTGGAGCTGGCTGAGGGA AAAcaccagacgtgtgtgtgtctgagctccACCTCCCAGTTCGTCGTCAGCGGCGGTCTGGATCACTGCGTCAACATCTGGGACCTGAAGACCAAAAGGCTGCTGCGCTCCCTCAAG GACCACACGGACGACGTCACCTGTGTGACCTTCAACGCCAACGACTCCTGCCTGGCGTCCAGCTCCATGAGGGGCGACGTGGTGCTGCACAGTATGACCACCCACCTGTCCAGCAAGCCCCTCGCACTCGCCGACACCACG TCGGTCCAGGACGTGCGCTTCTCAGCGGTGAAGCGCTCCATGCTGGGCAGCTGCTCCACGAGCGGCACGGTGGTGCTGTGGGACTCCAACACCCAGAAGGCCCTGCACGCGTTCGAGTCCTCCCACAAGGCGCCGAGCTGCAGCCTGGCCTTCTCGCCCACCAGCGACCTGCTGGTGGTGAGCGTGGGCCTGGACAAGCGGGTGCTGTTCTACGACACGGCCAGCAGGAT CGTGCTGCGGTCCATCCGGGTGGACAGCCCCCTCACGGCGTTGGACTTCACGCCGGACGGCACCGGCCTGGTGGTGGGCGGCACCCAGGGCTCCATCTACCAGTACGACCTGAGGAACTCCAGCACCCCCACCAAGGTCACCCTGGCCCACAAGACCTCCGTCACCTGCCTGCGCTTCCAGAACGGCGCCAGACACAAG tccggTAAACCGGCCCCAACGAAGATCTCCAGCATCAAGAGATCCTCCTCCAAGCCGCCCAGCAGCCAGTCAGAGCCCCCCCGCagcccaggccccgcccccaacAGGCCGGCGACCAGCACAG gaggcgccggTACCGAGGCGCCGAGTCGGCAGGCGGAAGGTCAGCCGGGGGCGGAGCTTCCTGTTGCTATGGAGAAGTTTGGCCAGGTCGGGCGAAGCAGCTTGGACATGTTCTCCCCCGTTCGCAAAGACCTGGCGTCCGATTCCGGCGACGCCACCGTGAACGTTTACAGACAGCTGTCGCTCAcccctgactccgccccctctctcctgattggtccagatcCCAGGGCTCCGTCCGGGGACACGCCCGTCGGGCGAGCGCACG TAACCGGCGTGGCGTCGGGGCCCAGGGACACGGAGGGACAGCAGCTGACTGGACGAGGCAGCCTGGACATCTTCTCTCCACTCCGAGACG ACGTGTTCAGCAGGACGCCGCTGGGGACGCCGCTGACGGCCGGTCGCTCCTTCACCCCCACGCCCGCCTTCCCGTCGCCGCTCACcatcaaagaggaggaggcggtcgGCGCTAAAGACGCGACGGACTCCGGAAAG TCGGACAGAGCCAGCAGCTCGGGCCAGGAGGACGGAGAGACCCCGCCCCCCACAGCTCAGCAGACCAATCACAGCCAGCCGGCTCCGCCCATCTTCACCCCGGAGGCCGGCCCCCGCAGAGCCAATGGCGTCCCGGCTcaggaagctccgcccactgcctCAGCAG GTCCCTCGGTGACGGCGGCCGTGTCCTCGACTCTCTCGAACGTGGCGGGCGCAGCGGAGCAGGGCGCCGCCGCTCCGATGACCCCCCTGCAGATCCACTTCATCCAGAACATGATCCACGAAACCCTGGAGGAGTTCAG ggacgaGTGTCACAAGGACGTCATCAACCTGCAGGTGGAGATGATCCGACAGTTTTACATCCAgctg cgagAGATCCACGGTCTATTGGAGAAATACTCGGTGAACGagtctctggtggaggagatcgagaggctgagggaggaaaaCCGCCAGCTGAGGGCCAACTACTGa
- the nedd1 gene encoding protein NEDD1 isoform X1, translating to MEEVTRLVSTGDSVKVWDSVSMTQLEQFNPHSSSHPVARACWSSNNQYLVTASSGGDKLVLSSLKSSPVPVVELAEGKHQTCVCLSSTSQFVVSGGLDHCVNIWDLKTKRLLRSLKDHTDDVTCVTFNANDSCLASSSMRGDVVLHSMTTHLSSKPLALADTTSVQDVRFSAVKRSMLGSCSTSGTVVLWDSNTQKALHAFESSHKAPSCSLAFSPTSDLLVVSVGLDKRVLFYDTASRIVLRSIRVDSPLTALDFTPDGTGLVVGGTQGSIYQYDLRNSSTPTKVTLAHKTSVTCLRFQNGARHKSGKPAPTKISSIKRSSSKPPSSQSEPPRSPGPAPNRPATSTAGGAGTEAPSRQAEGQPGAELPVAMEKFGQVGRSSLDMFSPVRKDLASDSGDATVNVYRQLSLTPDSAPSLLIGPDPRAPSGDTPVGRAHVTGVASGPRDTEGQQLTGRGSLDIFSPLRDDVFSRTPLGTPLTAGRSFTPTPAFPSPLTIKEEEAVGAKDATDSGKSDRASSSGQEDGETPPPTAQQTNHSQPAPPIFTPEAGPRRANGVPAQEAPPTASAGPSVTAAVSSTLSNVAGAAEQGAAAPMTPLQIHFIQNMIHETLEEFRDECHKDVINLQVEMIRQFYIQLREIHGLLEKYSVNESLVEEIERLREENRQLRANY from the exons ATGGAGGAGGTGACTCGCCTGGTGTCGACCGGAGACTCGGTGAAGGTCTGGGACTCGGTTTCCATGACCCAGCTGGAGCAGTTCAAccctcacagcagcagccatcCGGTGGCGCgggcctgctggagctccaaCA ATCAGTACCTGGTGACGGCGAGCAGCGGCGGAGACAAGCTGGTGCTGTCCAGCTTGAAGTCGTCTCCGGTCCCTGTGGTGGAGCTGGCTGAGGGA AAAcaccagacgtgtgtgtgtctgagctccACCTCCCAGTTCGTCGTCAGCGGCGGTCTGGATCACTGCGTCAACATCTGGGACCTGAAGACCAAAAGGCTGCTGCGCTCCCTCAAG GACCACACGGACGACGTCACCTGTGTGACCTTCAACGCCAACGACTCCTGCCTGGCGTCCAGCTCCATGAGGGGCGACGTGGTGCTGCACAGTATGACCACCCACCTGTCCAGCAAGCCCCTCGCACTCGCCGACACCACG TCGGTCCAGGACGTGCGCTTCTCAGCGGTGAAGCGCTCCATGCTGGGCAGCTGCTCCACGAGCGGCACGGTGGTGCTGTGGGACTCCAACACCCAGAAGGCCCTGCACGCGTTCGAGTCCTCCCACAAGGCGCCGAGCTGCAGCCTGGCCTTCTCGCCCACCAGCGACCTGCTGGTGGTGAGCGTGGGCCTGGACAAGCGGGTGCTGTTCTACGACACGGCCAGCAGGAT CGTGCTGCGGTCCATCCGGGTGGACAGCCCCCTCACGGCGTTGGACTTCACGCCGGACGGCACCGGCCTGGTGGTGGGCGGCACCCAGGGCTCCATCTACCAGTACGACCTGAGGAACTCCAGCACCCCCACCAAGGTCACCCTGGCCCACAAGACCTCCGTCACCTGCCTGCGCTTCCAGAACGGCGCCAGACACAAG tccggTAAACCGGCCCCAACGAAGATCTCCAGCATCAAGAGATCCTCCTCCAAGCCGCCCAGCAGCCAGTCAGAGCCCCCCCGCagcccaggccccgcccccaacAGGCCGGCGACCAGCACAG caggaggcgccggTACCGAGGCGCCGAGTCGGCAGGCGGAAGGTCAGCCGGGGGCGGAGCTTCCTGTTGCTATGGAGAAGTTTGGCCAGGTCGGGCGAAGCAGCTTGGACATGTTCTCCCCCGTTCGCAAAGACCTGGCGTCCGATTCCGGCGACGCCACCGTGAACGTTTACAGACAGCTGTCGCTCAcccctgactccgccccctctctcctgattggtccagatcCCAGGGCTCCGTCCGGGGACACGCCCGTCGGGCGAGCGCACG TAACCGGCGTGGCGTCGGGGCCCAGGGACACGGAGGGACAGCAGCTGACTGGACGAGGCAGCCTGGACATCTTCTCTCCACTCCGAGACG ACGTGTTCAGCAGGACGCCGCTGGGGACGCCGCTGACGGCCGGTCGCTCCTTCACCCCCACGCCCGCCTTCCCGTCGCCGCTCACcatcaaagaggaggaggcggtcgGCGCTAAAGACGCGACGGACTCCGGAAAG TCGGACAGAGCCAGCAGCTCGGGCCAGGAGGACGGAGAGACCCCGCCCCCCACAGCTCAGCAGACCAATCACAGCCAGCCGGCTCCGCCCATCTTCACCCCGGAGGCCGGCCCCCGCAGAGCCAATGGCGTCCCGGCTcaggaagctccgcccactgcctCAGCAG GTCCCTCGGTGACGGCGGCCGTGTCCTCGACTCTCTCGAACGTGGCGGGCGCAGCGGAGCAGGGCGCCGCCGCTCCGATGACCCCCCTGCAGATCCACTTCATCCAGAACATGATCCACGAAACCCTGGAGGAGTTCAG ggacgaGTGTCACAAGGACGTCATCAACCTGCAGGTGGAGATGATCCGACAGTTTTACATCCAgctg cgagAGATCCACGGTCTATTGGAGAAATACTCGGTGAACGagtctctggtggaggagatcgagaggctgagggaggaaaaCCGCCAGCTGAGGGCCAACTACTGa